A region of Natribaculum luteum DNA encodes the following proteins:
- a CDS encoding Sec-independent protein translocase subunit TatA/TatB, with protein MHAEITPLFIPGGLGPPELAIILVLAILLFGANKIPKLARSTGEAMGEFQKGREKVESELEEMRETGDYDDEPAADDDFVDTEPVTADEETETETEPN; from the coding sequence ATGCACGCCGAAATCACACCGCTGTTTATTCCCGGCGGACTCGGACCGCCGGAACTGGCAATTATCCTGGTCCTCGCGATCCTGCTGTTCGGGGCCAACAAGATCCCGAAACTCGCACGATCGACCGGTGAGGCCATGGGCGAGTTCCAGAAGGGGCGCGAGAAGGTCGAATCGGAGCTCGAAGAGATGCGTGAGACGGGCGACTACGACGACGAACCGGCAGCCGACGACGACTTCGTCGACACCGAACCGGTGACGGCAGACGAGGAGACGGAGACGGAAACGGAACCGAACTGA
- a CDS encoding redoxin domain-containing protein codes for MPTTGDTAPEFTAPLATGDVESITLSDRLEDEAPIVLAFFPGAFTSVCTTEMCTFEDRLAAFDDLDASVYGVSVDSPFALNEFRAQNDLTFDFVSDFDREIIDAYDVSMDFDNLGVYGVAKRSVFVIDADGEITYAWVSDDPGVEPDYDEVEDAVADVA; via the coding sequence ATGCCCACAACTGGCGATACTGCCCCGGAGTTCACCGCACCACTCGCGACCGGCGACGTCGAGTCGATCACGCTTTCGGACCGTCTCGAGGACGAGGCACCGATCGTCCTCGCCTTTTTCCCCGGTGCGTTCACGAGCGTCTGTACGACCGAGATGTGTACGTTCGAGGATCGCCTGGCGGCGTTCGACGACCTCGACGCGAGCGTCTACGGCGTCAGCGTCGACTCCCCATTCGCGCTCAACGAGTTTCGCGCACAGAACGATCTCACCTTCGACTTTGTGAGCGACTTCGATCGCGAGATTATCGACGCCTACGACGTCAGCATGGACTTCGACAACCTGGGCGTCTACGGCGTCGCAAAGCGCTCGGTGTTCGTCATCGACGCCGACGGAGAAATCACGTACGCATGGGTAAGCGACGATCCCGGCGTCGAACCCGATTACGACGAGGTCGAGGACGCAGTCGCCGACGTCGCCTGA